From a region of the Erinaceus europaeus chromosome 14, mEriEur2.1, whole genome shotgun sequence genome:
- the SPMIP5 gene encoding sperm-associated microtubule inner protein 5 isoform X2, producing MESPKTFMRIPPITPGYSGFVPYLSCQESNKEDNITDCLENFQKKTQRYKDWLEELHYSVATAPKLKPVCSEEVLLRTLHQYYRQYHPLSLECKKLKKPLHEPPIPGWSGYLPRARVTELGCSTRYTVMARDCYEDFLGLMEQAKRAHLKPYAETKYNCQNIPTTLYQIFAALH from the exons ATGGAGTCCCCCAAGACCTTTATGAGAATCCCGCCCATCACACCAGGCTACAGTG GCTTTGTGCCGTACCTTAGTTGCCAGGAAAGCAACAAGGAGGACAACATAACCGACTGCCTGGAAAACTTCCAGAAGAAAACACAGCGGTATAAAGACTGGCTGGAGGAACTTCACTACTCCGTGGCCACAGCCCCGAAACTGAAGCCTGTGTGCTCTGAGGAGGTGCTTCTGAGGACCCTGCACCAGTACTACCGGCAGTACCACCCCCTGAGCCTAG AATGCAAGAAGCTAAAGAAGCCTTTGCATGAGCCCCCGATTCCGGGTTGGTCTGGCTACCTGCCGAGAGCCAGGGTCACGGAACTGGGCTGTTCCACACGCTACACGGTAATGGCCAGGGACTGCTATGAGGACTTCCTGGGTTTGATGGAGCAGGCCAAGAGAGCTCACCTGAAGCCCTATGCGGA AACCAAGTACAACTGCCAAAATATCCCAACTACTCTCTACCAG ATATTTGCTGCCCTGCACTAG
- the SPMIP5 gene encoding sperm-associated microtubule inner protein 5 isoform X1: MESPKTFMRIPPITPGYSGFVPYLSCQESNKEDNITDCLENFQKKTQRYKDWLEELHYSVATAPKLKPVCSEEVLLRTLHQYYRQYHPLSLECKKLKKPLHEPPIPGWSGYLPRARVTELGCSTRYTVMARDCYEDFLGLMEQAKRAHLKPYAEIYGVKSTQPPPDPSPRFSQNQVQLPKYPNYSLPDICCPALARPLKEYPTLPGTCDYAQRPNAASNRRIYLEPLCSAKNRDE, translated from the exons ATGGAGTCCCCCAAGACCTTTATGAGAATCCCGCCCATCACACCAGGCTACAGTG GCTTTGTGCCGTACCTTAGTTGCCAGGAAAGCAACAAGGAGGACAACATAACCGACTGCCTGGAAAACTTCCAGAAGAAAACACAGCGGTATAAAGACTGGCTGGAGGAACTTCACTACTCCGTGGCCACAGCCCCGAAACTGAAGCCTGTGTGCTCTGAGGAGGTGCTTCTGAGGACCCTGCACCAGTACTACCGGCAGTACCACCCCCTGAGCCTAG AATGCAAGAAGCTAAAGAAGCCTTTGCATGAGCCCCCGATTCCGGGTTGGTCTGGCTACCTGCCGAGAGCCAGGGTCACGGAACTGGGCTGTTCCACACGCTACACGGTAATGGCCAGGGACTGCTATGAGGACTTCCTGGGTTTGATGGAGCAGGCCAAGAGAGCTCACCTGAAGCCCTATGCGGA AATATATGGAGTCAAATCCACACAGCCTCCTCCTGATCCTTCCCCAAGATTTTCACAGAACCAAGTACAACTGCCAAAATATCCCAACTACTCTCTACCAG ATATTTGCTGCCCTGCACTAGCAAGACCCCTGAAAGAGTACCCCACTCTCCCGGGGACATGTGACTATGCTCAGAGGCCAAATGCAGCATCCAACAGGAGGATTTACTTAGAGCCACTGTGCTCAGCAAAGAATAGAGACGAATAG